One segment of Zhihengliuella halotolerans DNA contains the following:
- a CDS encoding IclR family transcriptional regulator: MGDKLGAAQGNEVDASLGPQAVHRALEVLTHVVEQGPVALSDIARASKLPTSTTMRMLRALEHWGYVSRASDALYSLGQRFVQSRVSSESARVEDLIDASGPVMDRLTRATLESSYLAVKGPANTCTFLREVQSPLPIRHVGFDNWAGRTVPMGGSVAGEILEGRIPEIGYVVMVAVVDSDATVIGAPVLAPDGQVVAALSIAGPSFRMDETVVTRHGDAVRAAATELAELLASGATT; this comes from the coding sequence ATGGGTGACAAGCTGGGGGCGGCGCAAGGCAACGAGGTGGATGCCTCCTTGGGCCCGCAGGCCGTTCATCGGGCGCTCGAGGTGCTGACCCATGTGGTCGAGCAGGGCCCCGTCGCACTGAGTGACATCGCCCGCGCCAGCAAGCTGCCGACGAGCACAACCATGCGCATGCTGCGCGCTCTGGAGCACTGGGGTTATGTTTCCCGGGCATCGGACGCGCTGTACTCGTTGGGTCAGCGCTTCGTTCAGTCCCGCGTCTCGTCGGAAAGCGCACGGGTGGAGGACTTGATCGACGCGTCCGGACCCGTCATGGACAGGCTGACCAGAGCGACGCTGGAGTCGAGTTATCTGGCCGTCAAGGGACCAGCCAACACCTGTACCTTCCTGCGTGAGGTGCAGAGCCCCTTGCCGATTAGGCATGTCGGATTCGACAACTGGGCTGGGCGAACCGTTCCAATGGGTGGATCAGTCGCTGGTGAAATCCTGGAGGGCCGTATCCCGGAGATTGGCTACGTCGTCATGGTCGCCGTCGTCGATTCAGACGCGACGGTCATCGGAGCACCCGTGTTGGCACCCGACGGGCAGGTCGTGGCGGCCCTCAGCATCGCCGGCCCGAGCTTTCGAATGGACGAGACGGTGGTCACTCGGCACGGCGACGCCGTGCGCGCAGCCGCGACCGAGCTGGCAGAACTGCTGGCTTCGGGGGCCACGACGTGA
- a CDS encoding aromatic amino acid lyase: MLTVHEIADIAAGADVRVSAAARAGIEQHYELANKIAERTPVYGRSTGVGANRESAARADSEAHGMNLLRSHAVDAGPALGADVTRAVLAVRLNQLLHPGSGIDPVLIDGLERMLAGNSLPELRQYGGIGTADLPALAGVALALAGERPTSGESFTPIGPIRADSALPFMSSSAPTLGGAALAVSRLEQLIDASLAAFGLSAFASSANPAAFSPQAAVAVAMPTASANAERLAGLLGDASWESARIQDPFAFRAFLPAISVLSCATTRLREAVETLVSRSRENPGFDLEREVAVHHGAFFESWLAHELDATGIALAQTAPLMLARLRFMNDDSFSGQPRFLAPHGGGASGTMVVEYLAASAMGEVHAAAAPASTHSAVLSCGVEEDATFAPTALGQLLRALDAYGVMLSAEILVAVRALRLSGKAAGRLSPGVAELFDVAQRLPAAFEDRDLRGDVEIAQQLIPEFARVLRGAQRETVGQGLG; the protein is encoded by the coding sequence GTGCTGACCGTTCACGAGATCGCCGACATTGCTGCCGGGGCCGATGTCCGAGTGTCTGCCGCCGCGCGGGCGGGTATCGAGCAGCACTACGAGCTGGCCAACAAGATCGCCGAACGCACGCCCGTGTACGGGCGTTCCACAGGCGTCGGAGCGAATCGGGAGTCGGCTGCCAGGGCCGATTCCGAAGCCCACGGTATGAACCTGCTGCGCAGTCACGCGGTTGATGCGGGTCCTGCGCTCGGCGCGGACGTGACTCGCGCCGTGCTCGCGGTGCGCCTCAATCAGCTCCTGCATCCGGGTTCGGGCATTGACCCCGTGCTGATTGACGGTCTTGAACGGATGCTCGCCGGCAACAGCCTGCCCGAACTCCGCCAGTACGGCGGTATCGGCACCGCAGATCTGCCGGCACTCGCCGGTGTGGCCCTCGCGCTGGCTGGAGAGCGTCCAACCAGCGGGGAGTCATTCACGCCGATCGGTCCTATCCGTGCAGACAGCGCGTTGCCGTTCATGAGTTCAAGCGCGCCGACCTTGGGTGGCGCGGCCCTAGCTGTCTCTCGACTCGAACAGCTCATCGATGCCTCGCTGGCGGCCTTCGGCCTGTCCGCGTTCGCCTCGTCAGCGAACCCCGCAGCCTTCTCTCCGCAAGCGGCAGTGGCTGTGGCGATGCCAACCGCTTCAGCGAATGCGGAGCGCCTCGCCGGGCTCCTCGGCGATGCCTCCTGGGAGTCCGCCCGGATTCAGGATCCATTCGCGTTTCGGGCCTTCCTGCCCGCGATCAGTGTTCTCTCCTGTGCGACAACGCGTTTGCGCGAGGCAGTGGAGACTCTCGTCAGTCGGTCGCGAGAGAACCCCGGGTTCGACCTCGAGCGTGAGGTTGCGGTCCACCACGGGGCCTTCTTCGAGTCGTGGCTGGCTCATGAACTGGACGCCACGGGCATCGCGCTGGCCCAGACGGCACCGCTCATGCTGGCCCGTCTGCGCTTCATGAATGATGATTCCTTCTCCGGGCAGCCACGATTCCTTGCTCCCCATGGCGGGGGTGCCTCCGGCACGATGGTGGTCGAGTATCTCGCCGCCAGTGCCATGGGTGAGGTGCACGCCGCCGCAGCACCAGCATCGACGCACAGCGCCGTGTTGTCCTGCGGCGTCGAGGAAGACGCTACGTTCGCTCCGACGGCGCTCGGTCAACTCCTTCGCGCGCTGGATGCATACGGCGTCATGCTGTCTGCAGAGATCCTCGTCGCCGTCAGAGCACTGAGGTTGTCTGGAAAAGCGGCCGGACGGCTCTCGCCCGGAGTGGCTGAGTTGTTCGACGTGGCGCAGCGGCTCCCAGCCGCGTTCGAGGATCGCGATCTGCGCGGCGACGTGGAGATCGCGCAGCAGTTGATCCCTGAATTCGCCCGCGTACTGCGGGGAGCTCAACGGGAAACCGTCGGTCAGGGACTTGGCTAG
- a CDS encoding ABC transporter ATP-binding protein has product MIEFKNVVKTYDNGVTAVDNLSFVAPTGKITVLVGPSGCGKTTTLRMVNRLIEQSSGSIVLGGEDNTDVDTIQMRRKIGYVIQNAGLFPHQTVLDNVCAVPFLNRNDKRASRERALGLLELVGLDRAYASRYPWQLSGGQQQRVGVARALAADPPYMLMDEPFSAVDPIVRKQLQAEFLRIQADLAKTIVMVTHDIDEALKLGDQIVVLKEGGVLAQIGSPAELLANPADRFVADFLGESRGYHALNFEPLAEQGTVATPRVHIGDQLGPSSDPWLVACAADDRPLGWVRANRVEKTVEHDDVTYATPVSLPRGNYRELLDAALSGPCGRAILTDGAGSYVGTLGTDAVVQQATRVLEGERSS; this is encoded by the coding sequence ATGATCGAGTTCAAAAACGTCGTCAAGACCTACGACAACGGCGTCACCGCCGTCGACAATCTGTCGTTTGTAGCGCCGACCGGCAAGATCACCGTCCTCGTCGGCCCCTCCGGCTGCGGCAAGACCACGACGCTGCGCATGGTCAACCGGCTGATCGAGCAGAGTTCGGGATCGATCGTGCTCGGCGGCGAGGACAACACGGATGTAGACACCATCCAGATGCGTCGGAAGATCGGATACGTCATCCAGAACGCCGGCCTCTTCCCGCACCAGACGGTCCTCGACAACGTCTGCGCGGTCCCTTTCCTCAACAGGAACGACAAGCGCGCCAGTCGTGAGCGCGCGTTGGGTCTGCTTGAGCTCGTCGGGCTGGACCGCGCCTACGCGTCCCGCTACCCCTGGCAGCTCTCCGGAGGCCAGCAGCAACGAGTCGGAGTTGCCCGCGCTCTGGCGGCTGACCCGCCGTACATGCTGATGGATGAACCCTTCAGCGCAGTCGACCCCATCGTTCGCAAGCAACTGCAGGCCGAGTTCCTCCGCATTCAGGCCGACCTGGCCAAAACCATCGTCATGGTCACCCACGACATCGATGAAGCTCTCAAACTAGGCGATCAGATCGTCGTGCTCAAAGAGGGAGGCGTTCTCGCGCAGATCGGTTCCCCTGCCGAGCTCCTCGCCAATCCGGCCGACCGATTCGTGGCCGATTTTCTCGGCGAGTCCCGGGGATACCACGCACTGAACTTCGAACCGCTCGCCGAACAAGGCACGGTCGCTACACCTCGTGTGCACATCGGAGATCAGCTCGGGCCGAGCTCCGACCCCTGGCTGGTCGCGTGCGCGGCAGACGACCGTCCCCTCGGCTGGGTGCGCGCGAATAGAGTCGAGAAAACCGTGGAGCACGACGACGTCACCTACGCAACACCGGTCTCCCTTCCCAGAGGCAACTACCGCGAGCTCCTCGACGCCGCATTGTCCGGCCCCTGTGGGCGGGCGATCCTCACGGACGGCGCCGGCTCCTACGTGGGAACCCTTGGGACCGACGCCGTTGTCCAGCAGGCGACTCGGGTGCTCGAAGGCGAGCGCTCCTCATGA
- a CDS encoding ABC transporter permease has product MRFDWIANNLDYLVELTGMHLWLTLLPTVIGLLVSIPLGYLAFTLRRFYPLIVGGTSLFYTIPSLALFILLPKILGTKVLDPLNVVVALVFYTVALLVRVVADGLASVPPEVVDAARGVGFTRMQILFKIQLPIAVPTILSGLRVVVVSNISIVTMAAVIGITQLGTLFTMGFTRRLFVPILAGLVICLLLALALDRLLVLLGKVMTPWSRKGAL; this is encoded by the coding sequence ATGAGGTTCGACTGGATCGCGAACAACCTCGACTACCTCGTCGAGCTCACCGGGATGCACCTCTGGCTGACGCTCCTTCCCACGGTGATCGGCCTGCTCGTCTCGATTCCATTGGGCTACCTGGCCTTCACGCTCCGCCGGTTCTATCCGTTGATCGTTGGCGGAACCAGCCTCTTCTACACGATTCCGTCGCTCGCCCTTTTCATTCTTCTGCCCAAGATTCTGGGCACCAAGGTCCTCGACCCGCTGAACGTCGTCGTCGCGCTGGTGTTCTATACGGTGGCGCTGCTCGTTCGGGTCGTGGCGGACGGGCTCGCCTCCGTCCCGCCCGAAGTAGTCGACGCCGCTCGCGGCGTCGGCTTCACTCGAATGCAGATTCTCTTCAAAATCCAGCTGCCGATCGCCGTGCCCACGATCCTCTCAGGCCTGCGCGTGGTGGTCGTCTCGAACATCTCCATCGTCACAATGGCAGCGGTCATCGGAATCACGCAGCTCGGCACGCTGTTCACCATGGGCTTCACCCGCCGCCTCTTCGTACCGATTCTCGCCGGCCTCGTCATCTGCCTGCTGCTGGCGCTCGCCCTGGACCGGCTCCTAGTCCTGCTCGGAAAAGTGATGACGCCGTGGAGCCGGAAGGGAGCACTCTAA
- a CDS encoding ABC transporter permease, which produces MDILAWLTDPSNWDGVGSIPHQVLIHLIYSIVVLAVATVIAVPLGVFVGHTGRGESLIMGSVNAMRALPTLGLLILLVLLIAPTISNSLAFVVPSLVVLVLLAVPPILSGVASGIRAIDRSVIDAARGMGFSTAQIIWRIELPCALPLTLSGVRGATLQVVSTATVAAYVSLDGLGRFIIDGRAGNDYAQMAGGAIVLALLAILLEAAFAGLGRVAISRGLTRRMPAHPAPKATAPRPRATA; this is translated from the coding sequence ATGGACATCCTCGCCTGGTTGACCGACCCGTCCAACTGGGACGGTGTTGGGTCAATCCCCCACCAAGTTCTCATCCATCTGATCTACTCGATCGTGGTCTTGGCAGTTGCGACCGTCATCGCTGTCCCGCTCGGCGTCTTCGTCGGACACACTGGGCGCGGTGAGAGCCTCATCATGGGGTCCGTCAACGCTATGAGGGCCCTGCCCACGCTGGGCCTGCTCATCCTCCTCGTTCTGCTCATCGCTCCCACCATCAGCAACAGCCTCGCGTTCGTTGTTCCCTCGCTTGTGGTGCTCGTACTTCTCGCGGTCCCACCGATCCTCAGCGGCGTGGCGAGCGGCATCCGTGCCATTGATCGCTCGGTCATCGACGCTGCTCGGGGAATGGGGTTCTCGACTGCCCAGATCATCTGGCGCATCGAGCTCCCGTGCGCACTCCCACTGACGCTCTCGGGCGTCCGAGGCGCCACGCTTCAAGTCGTTTCGACGGCGACTGTAGCGGCCTACGTATCCCTCGACGGGCTGGGACGCTTCATCATCGACGGCCGAGCCGGAAACGACTACGCGCAGATGGCAGGCGGTGCGATCGTCCTGGCCCTCCTCGCCATCCTGCTCGAGGCAGCGTTCGCTGGTCTCGGGCGGGTGGCGATATCGCGCGGCTTGACCCGCCGAATGCCCGCGCATCCGGCTCCGAAAGCAACCGCCCCTCGACCTCGAGCAACGGCATGA
- a CDS encoding ABC transporter substrate-binding protein has protein sequence MRTKTLFTALAATAALALTACGGGDPLASDGDTSRDSDAVIVGSADFSESQLLATIYSHALQNAGIAVDEKLNIGSREVYMEALRDGSIDLLPEYNGYLLGELDADAEADNRDTIRTQLETLLAPEGIVVLDEAEAENTDVLVVTPDVAADHDLVTISDLQPIAGELVLAGPAEWKTRFVGLPGLEEVYGLEFKEFKVLDAGGTLTLSALQNGQAQVGDMFSSDPAIEENGLVGLEDDKGLFLPANIVPVIREASATDEVKDVLNGIAAELTTDDLMAMNRQISEGDDIGRIADEWLEAKGL, from the coding sequence ATGCGCACTAAAACTCTGTTCACAGCCCTCGCGGCAACGGCGGCACTCGCTCTCACGGCGTGCGGCGGAGGCGACCCGCTGGCATCGGACGGCGACACATCTCGCGACTCGGACGCCGTCATCGTCGGGTCGGCCGACTTCTCCGAAAGCCAGCTGTTGGCGACGATCTACTCCCATGCCCTGCAGAACGCCGGCATCGCCGTCGACGAGAAGCTGAACATCGGAAGCCGCGAGGTCTACATGGAAGCCCTGCGCGACGGCTCCATCGACCTTCTCCCGGAGTACAACGGCTACCTTCTCGGCGAACTGGATGCCGATGCGGAGGCGGACAACCGGGACACGATCCGCACGCAGCTCGAAACGCTGCTCGCACCGGAGGGGATCGTCGTCCTTGATGAGGCGGAGGCGGAAAACACCGACGTGCTCGTCGTGACTCCCGATGTCGCCGCCGACCACGACCTCGTCACCATTTCCGACCTGCAGCCCATCGCCGGCGAGCTCGTCCTGGCCGGCCCTGCCGAGTGGAAGACGCGCTTCGTCGGATTGCCCGGCCTGGAGGAGGTCTACGGCCTGGAGTTCAAGGAGTTCAAAGTGCTCGACGCCGGCGGCACGCTGACCCTTTCCGCACTGCAGAACGGTCAGGCTCAGGTCGGGGACATGTTCAGCTCTGACCCCGCCATCGAGGAGAACGGGCTTGTGGGCCTCGAGGACGACAAGGGGCTCTTCCTCCCGGCCAATATCGTCCCCGTCATCCGCGAGGCCAGCGCGACGGATGAAGTGAAGGACGTGCTCAACGGCATCGCCGCCGAACTGACGACAGACGACCTCATGGCGATGAACCGCCAGATCTCCGAAGGAGACGACATCGGCAGGATCGCCGATGAGTGGTTGGAGGCCAAAGGCCTCTGA
- a CDS encoding GMC family oxidoreductase has translation MTENNQTEFDYIVIGGGSAGAAVAARLSEDPAVQVALVEAGPDDRDLPEILQLDRWMELLESGYDWDYPIEPQENGNSFMRHARARVMGGCSSHNSCIAFWAPREDLDEWEAKFGATGWNAENLYPVLKRLETNEDAGDDAPHHGDSGPVHLMNVPANDPSGVALLDAAEQAGIPRAKFNNNETVINGANFFQINRRADGTRSSSSVSYIHPIMDRENFHLLTGLRGKELLFDGDTCTGVAVVDNAFARTHELTARKEVILSAGAIDSPKLLMLSGIGPAAHLAEHGIEVRVDSPGVGENLQDHPEGVIQWEAKQPMVEESTQWWEIGVFTPTQEGLDRPDLMMHYGSVPFDMHTLRQGYPTTENGFCLTPNVTHAKSRGTVRLRSRDFRDKPMVDPRYFTDPEGHDMRVMVAGIRKAREIVSQPAMAEWAGRELYPGQDAQTDEEIQDYIKKTHNTVYHPAGTVRMGAADDVDAPLDPELRVKGVKGLRVADASVMPELVTVNPNITTMMIGERCADLIRG, from the coding sequence TTGACCGAGAACAACCAGACCGAATTCGATTACATCGTCATCGGCGGCGGGTCCGCTGGTGCGGCCGTCGCGGCGCGCTTGAGCGAGGACCCGGCCGTGCAGGTCGCTCTCGTCGAGGCCGGCCCGGACGACCGGGACCTGCCCGAGATCCTGCAGCTGGACCGGTGGATGGAACTGCTCGAGTCCGGCTACGACTGGGACTACCCGATCGAGCCGCAGGAAAACGGCAACTCCTTCATGCGCCACGCCCGCGCCCGGGTCATGGGCGGGTGCTCGAGTCACAACTCCTGCATCGCGTTCTGGGCCCCGCGCGAGGACCTGGACGAATGGGAAGCGAAGTTCGGGGCGACCGGCTGGAACGCGGAGAACCTCTACCCGGTGCTCAAGCGCCTCGAAACCAACGAGGACGCCGGTGACGACGCCCCGCACCACGGCGACTCCGGGCCCGTGCACCTGATGAACGTTCCCGCGAACGACCCCTCCGGTGTCGCGCTGCTCGACGCCGCCGAGCAGGCAGGCATCCCGCGGGCGAAGTTCAACAACAACGAGACCGTGATCAACGGCGCGAACTTCTTCCAGATCAACCGGCGCGCTGATGGGACCCGCTCCTCATCCTCCGTCTCCTACATCCACCCGATCATGGATCGGGAGAACTTCCACCTGCTCACGGGCCTGCGCGGCAAGGAGCTGCTCTTCGACGGGGACACGTGCACCGGCGTCGCCGTCGTCGACAACGCGTTCGCCCGCACCCACGAGCTCACCGCCCGTAAAGAGGTCATCCTCTCGGCCGGGGCGATCGACTCGCCGAAGCTGCTCATGCTCTCCGGTATCGGCCCGGCCGCGCACCTGGCCGAGCACGGCATCGAGGTCCGCGTGGACTCGCCCGGCGTGGGGGAGAACCTGCAGGACCACCCCGAGGGTGTGATCCAGTGGGAGGCGAAGCAGCCCATGGTCGAGGAATCGACCCAGTGGTGGGAGATCGGCGTGTTCACGCCCACGCAGGAGGGTCTGGACCGGCCGGACCTGATGATGCACTACGGTTCGGTGCCGTTCGATATGCACACCCTGCGCCAGGGCTACCCGACTACGGAGAACGGGTTCTGCCTGACCCCGAACGTCACGCACGCGAAGTCCCGCGGCACGGTGCGTTTGCGCTCGCGCGACTTCCGCGACAAGCCGATGGTCGATCCGCGCTACTTCACCGACCCGGAGGGCCACGACATGCGCGTCATGGTCGCGGGCATCCGCAAGGCCCGCGAGATCGTCTCCCAGCCGGCGATGGCCGAGTGGGCGGGCCGGGAGCTCTACCCGGGGCAGGACGCGCAGACCGATGAGGAGATCCAGGACTACATCAAGAAGACCCACAACACGGTCTACCACCCGGCCGGCACGGTGCGCATGGGTGCGGCCGACGACGTGGACGCGCCGCTGGATCCGGAGTTGCGAGTCAAGGGCGTGAAGGGCCTGCGCGTGGCCGACGCCTCGGTCATGCCCGAACTCGTGACGGTGAATCCGAACATCACGACGATGATGATCGGGGAACGCTGCGCGGACCTGATCCGCGGCTAG
- a CDS encoding aldehyde dehydrogenase family protein, whose protein sequence is MAKTSTLYINGQWAAAESGATRTIVCPADGTEYAVVSEATRADSERAIAAAREAFDSGVWSSVPAPERGAFLLKVAARLRERKDEFAKAETGDTGKRFVESQIDMDDIAACYEFFGRLAGQNAGRIVDANDNAVLSRIVYEPVGVCGMIAPWNYPLLQAAWKMAPAIAAGCSFVLKPSELTPSTSILMMDVFDELGLPAGVANLVTGTGPEAGAPLSEHPDVDLVSFTGGLATGKVIAAAAAGTVKKVALELGGKNPNVIFADADFDAAVDNALNAAFVHSGQVCSAGARLIVHEDIAERFVDKLVERAQQIRIGGPYDDDAETGPLISEAHLAKVHAYVEAGIAEGARVRCGGRRATDDDGAGLSAGVYYLPTVIDNVKRGMSVVTDEAFGPTVTVETFSDEDEAVAIANDTVYGLAGAVWTQDAGLAQRVAGRLRHGTIWINDYHPYLPQAEWGGFGQSGVGRELGPMGLSEYQEAKHIYQNTAPAVTGWFADRSAN, encoded by the coding sequence ATGGCAAAAACTTCAACCCTCTACATCAACGGCCAGTGGGCCGCCGCTGAATCCGGCGCCACCCGCACGATCGTCTGCCCCGCCGACGGGACGGAGTACGCCGTGGTCTCCGAGGCTACGCGCGCGGATTCGGAGCGCGCCATCGCGGCCGCCCGCGAGGCGTTCGACTCCGGCGTGTGGTCCTCAGTGCCCGCGCCCGAGCGCGGGGCGTTCCTGCTCAAGGTCGCTGCGCGGCTCCGCGAGCGCAAAGACGAGTTCGCGAAGGCCGAGACCGGCGACACCGGCAAGCGGTTCGTCGAGTCGCAGATCGACATGGACGACATCGCCGCCTGCTACGAGTTCTTCGGCCGCCTGGCGGGCCAGAACGCCGGCCGGATTGTCGACGCCAACGACAACGCGGTCCTCAGCCGGATCGTCTACGAGCCCGTGGGCGTGTGCGGCATGATCGCGCCGTGGAACTACCCGCTGCTGCAGGCCGCGTGGAAGATGGCCCCGGCGATCGCTGCCGGCTGCTCGTTCGTGCTCAAGCCCTCCGAACTCACCCCGTCGACGTCGATCCTGATGATGGACGTCTTCGACGAGCTGGGCCTGCCCGCCGGCGTCGCGAACCTGGTCACGGGCACGGGCCCAGAGGCCGGCGCCCCGCTCTCCGAGCACCCGGACGTCGACCTCGTTTCCTTCACGGGCGGGCTCGCCACCGGCAAGGTCATCGCGGCGGCCGCGGCCGGCACGGTTAAGAAGGTCGCCCTCGAGCTCGGTGGCAAGAACCCGAACGTGATCTTCGCCGACGCGGACTTCGACGCCGCCGTCGACAACGCCCTCAACGCAGCGTTCGTGCACTCCGGCCAGGTCTGCTCGGCCGGCGCGCGCCTGATCGTGCACGAGGACATCGCCGAGCGCTTCGTGGACAAGCTGGTCGAGCGCGCCCAGCAGATCCGCATCGGCGGACCGTACGACGACGACGCCGAGACCGGCCCGCTCATCTCCGAGGCGCACCTGGCGAAGGTGCACGCGTACGTCGAGGCCGGTATCGCCGAGGGCGCGCGCGTGCGCTGCGGTGGTCGCCGGGCCACGGACGACGACGGCGCGGGCCTGTCCGCGGGCGTCTACTACCTGCCCACCGTGATCGACAACGTCAAGCGCGGCATGTCGGTTGTCACCGACGAGGCGTTCGGTCCCACCGTCACCGTGGAGACCTTCTCCGACGAGGACGAGGCGGTCGCCATCGCCAACGACACCGTTTACGGGCTCGCGGGCGCGGTGTGGACCCAGGACGCCGGCCTCGCACAGCGGGTCGCTGGGCGCCTGCGCCACGGCACCATCTGGATCAACGACTACCACCCGTACCTGCCGCAGGCGGAGTGGGGCGGCTTCGGTCAGTCCGGCGTCGGCCGCGAGCTGGGCCCGATGGGCCTGTCGGAGTACCAGGAAGCCAAGCACATCTACCAGAACACGGCACCGGCGGTCACCGGCTGGTTCGCCGACCGATCCGCCAACTAA
- the betT gene encoding choline BCCT transporter BetT, protein MTTESTATDAPPGRAKIKVNKPVLIGSAAGVLAISLWAMIAPDNARDAIFAAVTWVGGTFGWYYSLLVVVVLGFVIFVAASKVGKTRLGPDHSRPHFNLFTWTAMLFAAGIGVDLMFFSVSEPITQYIQPPTGEGETVEAARQAMVWTLFHYGILGWGLYALMGLALAYFAYRHNLPLSIRSALYPIIGKRIHGAAGDAVDIAAMFGTIFGIATSLGIGVAQLNYGLSFMFGLPENTAMQVALIAVAVIMATASVVSGVDKGIRRLAELNVLLAIALMVYVFIAGKTTYLADGIVNNVGDLISRFPGMALDTFAYDRPDDWLNAWTLFFWAWWIAWAPFVGLFLARISRGRTIRQFVTGVLVVPFAFIALWISIFGNSALDVVRSGNGAFAEIAINQPEQAFYGLLEQYPGVIISAAIATFTGMLFYVTSADSGALVMSNFTSRLTDPEADGPPWLRIFWAVVTGLLTLAMLIVDGVGTLQAATVIMGLPFSIVLIFIMAGLYKALRVESALADSYRHGLPGVLSSRANAAGEQRRGWRQRLSRALSYPGSRTTQRFMTEVVCPALLEVRTELERQGVAAKLNIQRLDAFGIDTVDLFIDYDGERDFKYQVYPVQHEIPSYARATSASDRYYRLEAFSLEGSYGYDLYGLSQEQVIADVLDHYEIHLEFLHQTTGALPTSTVTEPHNVTTGWGGDYETAEEPAENPAGGDAEPAKEG, encoded by the coding sequence ATGACAACTGAATCAACTGCAACTGACGCACCGCCCGGGAGGGCGAAGATCAAAGTCAACAAACCCGTCCTGATCGGTTCCGCGGCGGGAGTTCTGGCAATTTCCCTCTGGGCGATGATTGCGCCGGACAACGCACGGGATGCCATTTTCGCGGCCGTGACGTGGGTCGGTGGCACTTTCGGCTGGTACTACTCGCTGCTGGTAGTCGTCGTCCTAGGGTTCGTCATTTTCGTTGCCGCCAGCAAGGTCGGCAAGACCCGACTCGGGCCGGATCACTCCCGGCCACACTTCAACCTCTTCACCTGGACGGCCATGCTGTTTGCGGCCGGCATCGGTGTGGATCTCATGTTCTTCTCCGTTTCTGAGCCGATCACTCAGTACATCCAACCGCCGACTGGCGAAGGTGAGACGGTCGAAGCCGCACGTCAAGCCATGGTGTGGACGCTCTTCCACTACGGGATCCTCGGCTGGGGACTCTACGCCCTGATGGGTCTTGCCCTCGCGTACTTCGCCTACCGGCACAACCTGCCGTTGAGCATTCGTTCTGCCCTGTACCCAATCATCGGCAAACGAATTCACGGTGCCGCTGGCGACGCCGTCGACATCGCGGCCATGTTTGGAACGATCTTCGGCATTGCGACCTCGCTCGGTATCGGCGTCGCGCAGCTCAATTACGGGCTGTCTTTCATGTTCGGTTTGCCGGAGAACACTGCTATGCAGGTCGCACTGATCGCGGTGGCCGTCATCATGGCGACGGCGTCTGTGGTGTCCGGTGTCGACAAAGGCATCCGCCGGCTCGCTGAGCTCAACGTGCTGCTGGCCATCGCCCTGATGGTCTATGTGTTCATCGCAGGCAAGACCACGTACCTTGCCGACGGGATCGTGAACAACGTCGGCGATCTCATTTCCCGCTTCCCGGGGATGGCCCTAGATACCTTCGCTTATGATCGTCCGGACGACTGGCTGAACGCTTGGACCCTCTTCTTCTGGGCGTGGTGGATTGCGTGGGCACCTTTTGTTGGACTCTTCCTCGCCCGCATTTCCCGCGGGCGTACTATTCGTCAGTTCGTGACCGGTGTCCTCGTCGTGCCGTTCGCCTTTATTGCTCTGTGGATCTCCATCTTCGGCAACAGTGCTCTGGACGTTGTCCGGAGCGGAAACGGTGCATTCGCCGAGATCGCAATCAACCAACCGGAACAAGCGTTCTATGGACTGCTCGAGCAATATCCGGGGGTCATCATCAGCGCGGCGATCGCCACGTTCACCGGCATGCTGTTCTACGTCACCAGTGCCGACTCCGGTGCTCTGGTCATGAGCAACTTCACCTCCCGGCTGACTGACCCGGAAGCGGACGGTCCACCGTGGCTCCGTATCTTCTGGGCCGTGGTGACTGGACTGCTGACCCTCGCGATGTTGATCGTCGACGGCGTCGGGACGTTGCAAGCGGCCACCGTCATCATGGGGTTGCCGTTCTCGATCGTGCTGATATTTATCATGGCGGGTCTGTACAAGGCATTGCGTGTCGAGTCGGCTCTCGCCGATTCCTACCGGCACGGACTGCCGGGAGTGCTCTCGTCGCGGGCCAACGCGGCTGGCGAGCAGCGTCGCGGTTGGCGTCAGCGCCTCTCGCGTGCCCTGAGCTACCCGGGCAGCCGGACCACCCAGCGTTTCATGACCGAGGTCGTTTGCCCGGCCTTGTTGGAGGTCAGAACCGAGCTCGAACGCCAGGGAGTCGCTGCCAAGCTGAACATTCAGCGCCTAGACGCCTTCGGCATTGACACCGTCGATTTGTTCATCGACTACGACGGCGAACGGGACTTCAAGTACCAGGTGTACCCGGTTCAACATGAGATCCCGTCCTACGCACGGGCGACCAGTGCCAGCGACCGCTACTACCGGCTCGAGGCTTTCTCTCTGGAGGGAAGCTACGGGTACGACTTGTACGGTCTGAGCCAGGAGCAAGTCATCGCTGACGTGCTGGATCACTACGAGATTCATCTTGAGTTCCTGCACCAGACCACGGGAGCGCTGCCAACCAGCACCGTTACTGAACCGCATAACGTCACCACCGGGTGGGGTGGCGACTACGAGACAGCCGAAGAACCGGCTGAGAACCCGGCTGGCGGCGACGCCGAGCCCGCAAAGGAAGGATAG